Part of the Benincasa hispida cultivar B227 chromosome 12, ASM972705v1, whole genome shotgun sequence genome is shown below.
GTGTTGAAACTGGTGTCCTCAAGCCTGGTATGGTTGTTACCTTTGGACCAACTGGACTCACCACTGAAGTTAAGTCTGTTGAAATGCACCACGAGTCTCTCCCAGAGGCCTTGCCCGGTGACAATGTTGGCTTCAACGTGAAGAATGTTGCTGTCAAGGATCTCAAGCGTGGGTTCGTTGCCTCAAACTCCAAGGATGACCCTGCCAAGGAGGCTGCCAACTTCACTTCCCAGGTTATCATCATGAACCACCCTGGCCAGATTGGTAACGGTTATGCACCAGTCCTTGATTGCCACACCTCCCACATTGCTGTTAAGTTTGCTGAGATCCTGACCAAGATTGATCGTCGATCTGGTAAGGAACTTGAGAAGGAGCCTaagttcttgaagaatggtGATGCCGGTATGGTTAAGATGGTTCCGACCAAGCCCATGGTTGTGGAGACCTTCTCTTCATACCCACCATTGGGTCGTTTTGCTGTTCGTGATATGCGTCAAACTGTTGCTGTTGGTGTAATCAAGAGTGTGGAGAAGAAGGACCCAACAGGAGCCAAGGTCACCAAATCCGCTGTCAAGAAGAAATAAGCCAAACATTTAAGCCCTGCATTTTGTGTCATTGAGAAGAATGGTTTTAATTTGCAAAATATGAGAAGACTTTTGGTTTTTGGTACTCTTAGTagttcttatttatttagtttacaTGTctgttttttgtgtttttctatttttaattttggtatGCTGTTTTTGAGTCATTTTGAGACATTAAATTGTTGGATACTGCTGAGGGTTAAATGTTTTTAATCTAAGTTTAATTTCTCTTCTGCCttttctttaattgtttttcTACTATCTTACTGATATTTTTCTGTGATTTATAATGGCAGTCTAGATAATGGCGATGGGTCATTATTGAGAACTAAAGCATTGCacacttttattttaaaaaataaaaaataatatgaaaaatgtcatttgcaaattctatttttgtttttaaattttggttaattttttaaaacagaaTAATCTGCATTCCTAGCATCACCTGGCCTTTAAAAGATGACACTAGGAATATTGATAAACGACTCACCCTCCAAAATGAAATGATCATCTTAGATAGCTCCACTTTGATTAGGGCAACTTGTAGTGGCCAAACCTAAATTTGATGACACGAATGTTTAGAGATTAACGTCAATTAGAATTTTGAATCTTCACTTTCACAtgtcattaaaataaaaaataactatcTCAATCTTGTGGTAATTGACAACTATGTTAACAATTACAACAAATGTCAAAGCACATTAGTGCTTCTCCACCCAATCCATACTAGTGGGAGTCACTATACTGTGAAGAGAATGAAACAAGCAAATGATTGCTAACACATACTAAAACTTTGTCATAACTCACAACATGTAATTGATTtatgcattttttattttttattttgacaaaTATCACACTTTGTGtcaaatatgttttattttctatagTATACTTCTCCGATTATTATATCTCTAATTTATatccattttaaaaaattgatagtTCGATTCTCAACATCTTCAATGGTTGAACTAAGAAAAAGTTAGGTCATAATGCATCAAACCATCCATCATTGCCAAATTTCTACAACAAAGCTATTcctagaaggaaaaaaaaaagaagaaaaagaactactTGTTATTCAATGTTTTTTCTCCCTAAAAAAAGTCCTAATTTTAATGAGATAATAATAGGTTGCACTTAAAATTTTTAGGTTTGTATGAAAAAAGGTATATAAGTGaggttttttaatattataaatacaaaattgaaaattaaatgacctattatatatatatatatatataataggtcatttaattttcaattttgtatttataaggtgttaataagttttcaaattttcaattttatgattAATAAGTCACTAAACATTCAATATAGTATCGAAAAATTCCTCTACCTAttcaaactatttttaaaattcacgaACCTAATAGATATATAATGGGATGTCTAAAAGTTGATTAGACAGAAAATTAAGTTCTATGTTTAGtaaatttgttaattttgaGAGATTGAATATGACAaggtcttaaaaaaaaaaaaaaaaacatatttgagtttataaatctattaaaaacagcccataatgtaaaaaatattaattataatatattcaataaaagggtaaatttttataaatcaaattagTTTCCACCATTTATCAATTTTCATTACATCTCATGATCTCaaagcttcatcttcttctttcttcttctttcttcttctctccctTCAATTCTCAGAATCCGAAACCTTTTTCTCTgtgaaaaagataaagaaagGAAGGTATTCCAATGGTTTCTTGAGGCTTTTATAGTAGTTGCGTACTGGAAGGACGATGACGCCGAGCCGTTGTAACTTCTTGAACTCGAAGATCGTCCTTTCTTTTCAACTCCTTCATGGAACGCGGCAAacccccttcttcttcttcttcagaatcCAGCAGGTTATCGGATCCGGATAATGCGAAGGTTATTGAATGGGAGGACTTCGAGCAGGAGCTTGCGAGGCTATGGAGTCTCTCTTCGGCGCTCGAGGAAGCCAAGCAACAGAAAGAATCTCTTAAGCAAAAGCTTGATTCTCTAATTCAGGTTTCTTTTTCGCCTAGCAGATTCTTTTCTTCGATTTGAAATTTGTGGCTTGCTAGtgttttatcttcttcttgGGAATTTTGGCAGCCTGCATTTTTCATGTGCTGTGTGAATTGGGGTTTTTGAATGGATCTATTTAGCTTCTTAGTGATGTTGGAGAAGTGGAGCGCGAGAATTGTTTCGTTTATGCGGTGTTATACTAGACGAGGTTAAGGGTTttagaccttttttttttccttgcgCATTTCGATTTCGGGCCCTGGCATTTGTCCTGAAAACTACAAGTTGAGTGCGTTGTTGAGGTCGAATTTTTCGTCATTTACATCTTAGGAAATATATTTTGCCGATTAGTTGCATTTCCGTGTTGCACTAAAAGGCCAATAAGTGAAATTTGATTAAGAGAATAGTTAAATAGATGACTATTGGCCTTCTCGATTTGGTTTTGGTGCCTTCCCTCTTCGGGGGATTGAAAGGTTTTGATTGATTTTGTTTAGGAGTTTCCCTGTGAGTGATTCCAAACCATGTAGACAAAGTTCATGGACTTTTGGTTGTTATTTGCTGAGCAGGTTGATGCCGAGTCAGTTAGTCGATCAAATGAGCTTGCAGAGATGCGCGAGAAACTTGAAGCGAGGAAATGTATTGTGGAGAATATGGGCATGCGTTCTAAACTTGCATCAGAGGATGTGAAGAAACAAGAGGAGAGTCTTAGCATTGAAGTTAGATCACTTTTGGTTGCTGGAACTGCTTTATCTAAAGCTAGGAAACGATTGCAGGTAAAATTATCTGCAGTATGATTAGAAGTCACGTCAGaactttcattaatttttgcaaGAAGTATGTTGAGCACATTAGTGATCACATTACAAAACTAGTAGAGGTGAAAATAATCACATTTGTGATCCACGCAGAAACATGCAATAGCCATACTTTGTAGAGATGCCTAACTTCTTAATAGCATAAAAAAAGAACAACTCTGATTTAAGGTCTCTGGTATTTTGAAATCAAAGAGATGCAATTTTAACATATTATATCCTACACCTCTTTTGTCTCCTTAAAATGGCATGTTGCTTGtatgatatttgaatttttatagtGTTCTGTAATTTAGGATGATTTAAAATCGAAGCTAATGTTTCATACTGATTGTTTGTTGAAAATCCTAAAGATACCAGTTCATACTAAATGCGGACATGATGCCTCAGGCCGCTAACAGGCCCTCAGTTATTATTGTCTGATGAATGTAAATTTGTGAATTCCATGTCCTAGGCATCTGatgattgaaaatatttatatttcttttatttttcatttcttcttttagTATTTAAGTCATAGACTCTCCaccacaaaaatataaataaagttCTCAGAGAAATCTTCATTAGGCTCTCTACTAACTAGACAACTGGCATACTGTTATGAAACTCCATCTATGACAGGAATCAAATAGATTACTCTCTGGGGAAGAAGGCTATGACCGTCTTAAAAGCTTACAGAAGACGCTGAGAAGAAGACAACAATTTATGATTTCACAAGTTTCATTTCTCTATCCTGTAAAAATCTCAACTGGACCTGCGAAGGATCAGGAGCTCGAATCATTTCCCAGCACTAGTAGATTAGGTATATGCTAGTAAGTCTGAGACAGTCCGTAATTTTTCATATACAAGACTTAGTTTAATCCAGGTATTGCAAGATAGTTAgaagaattatttaaaaaatctgCACAATTTTTACCTCTTTTGAAGTGCAGTTAAATTGATAAGaattagttaaaatattttatgtttttcacTCACACTACTATTTATGAACCAAAACCTAGCCAATATTAGTTCTGTTAAGCCCTTGTATATAGGATGCATATTATGCTAGACTATTGTACTTTCCCTGTCATAGCTtgttaatgttattgttttcGTCTTTACATAATTTTTTATGCTGTTCCAAGATTTCATATGAACATGCTTTTTTGATCATGTATTTTTTCATTCCACCAGGGAATTCTTCTGGATCTAAACCTGTCAATCATGGATCTTTGACAATATTAGGTTTAAATTTGAATGTGCTTCCATTTAAAAAGATGAGCTTTTTCAGCGACAAGAAAGAGACTCAGAGGTCTGCATCTGCCTTGGGATATGTAGCTCATGTATGTTCTCTCTCGTCTTGATATGATTGTGCTGTCAACATGTACTttcttctcctcctcctcctcctgcTACTTTACAAGTTTCTTAATGCTGGCTACATTATTGAATATAGGGAAAAATGCACTTTTGGTCCCCCAAGTTTGGAGTTGATGTTTATTTGGTCCTGAGGTTTCAAAACACACTTTAGTCCTCGAGGTTTGCAAAATGATTCTAAATAGTCATTGACTTAACTTTAAACTAACGGAATGCTAACTGGACTATTAAGTGATGACATGTATGCGATGCAAGTTATTTCAATTAACTATTTGACAAAATTAAAATgggttaaaatatatataaataatattaaaataatagacAACCCTAAATCGATATCTCCTACGCTTTCTTCATACTCTTCTTCCAAACTTTCTTCTACAGTCAATTGTCCAcaaatttctttgatttttccAACCCATTAACAATCGCAATCTACATTCTTGCCCCCTTCTTTGCCAGAGATTTCAGACTCCGCCAGAATTTCGGCATAGTTTTTGGGCAAAAATATGTCCCAAACATTAGATTCCGCCACCGACCGAAACGCCGATGAGACGAGGGATAATTTCCCCGTCGGATGAAGTTGAGTGACAGAATCGCTGAAACATAGTCCTCCGGCAACATTCCAATGCTGGAAATTCCGGCCATTTTCTTTGCAAAATTTCAATGTCTCTAGTTTATCACTCTTGAATTTAGTTGGGTCTGTTAGAGAAGGAATTTGGAGGAAAACAGGAATTGTAACCTCCTGGTCTGCTGTAGTCAACCTCACGGTGTGCCTGACTGGCGAGTAAGCCGTCTCCACGGCTTTCCCTTTTGCAAGTTAGGTTTACATCAAAACACTGTTTCTCCCTTTATTTGTTCAAGAAATATGTGGACAATTGACTGGTAGAAGAAAGTGCGGAAGAAGAGTATGAAGAAAGTGTAGAAGGAGATACCAATGGTTttctattatttaatattttttttttatattttaacccattttaattttgataagtAGTTAATTGAAACAACTCGTCACCTGGTCCACATTAGCACTTAACGGTCCAGTCAACATTCCGTCAATTTAAAGTTAAAGTTGGGGACTATTTAGGATCATTTTGCAAACCTCAAGGATTAAATTGTATGTTTTGAAACCTCAAGGACTAAATTGTATGTTTTGAAACCTCAAGGACCAAATAGACATCAACTTCAAACCTGGAAGATCAAAAAAGCATTTTGCCCTTGAATGTATTTAGTCTAGATTGTTGTGAAATATTGTGGTCTGGTTGTGGTTAACCTGTTATGCTTGATGCTGTTTTAACAGTCAATAATGTAAAATATAACACGCTATTGTATTTTCTGTAGGCTGTCTCCCTTATATCTTCATATCTAAAAGTTCCTTTACGATACCCTTTACGCTTGGGTGGTTCTCGTTCCTACATTTGTGACTATGCACCTTCAATAGAGCCCACATCATCTGTTTCCTTATCCACCGCCCTACCTGACACAGATACAAAGCATGTCGAGTTCCCTCTCTTTTTAGATGGACAAGATACAACGAGAGCTGCTTATGCCGTATTTCTGTTGAACAAGGTGTTTCTTTTATTCTGTCTGGATTTTTATGAT
Proteins encoded:
- the LOC120092437 gene encoding UV radiation resistance-associated gene protein — protein: MERGKPPSSSSSESSRLSDPDNAKVIEWEDFEQELARLWSLSSALEEAKQQKESLKQKLDSLIQVDAESVSRSNELAEMREKLEARKCIVENMGMRSKLASEDVKKQEESLSIEVRSLLVAGTALSKARKRLQESNRLLSGEEGYDRLKSLQKTLRRRQQFMISQVSFLYPVKISTGPAKDQELESFPSTSRLGNSSGSKPVNHGSLTILGLNLNVLPFKKMSFFSDKKETQRSASALGYVAHAVSLISSYLKVPLRYPLRLGGSRSYICDYAPSIEPTSSVSLSTALPDTDTKHVEFPLFLDGQDTTRAAYAVFLLNKDLEQLLNFIGVKSLGPRHILANLKELLRIIQSADYIDK